CGGCGGCCTTCTTCTCGGCTACCGCTGGTCCAGCGGCTGGTGAGGTTTTTCAGGAATCACAACGTGTAGTTAAGGAGTTCCCCACCCCTGCGTGCCCAGCCAACTCCGGCCTCCCGCTCTTCGGAAAAATGGACGCGAAGCGCCGGAATCGCGCCTTTCACGACGCTTCCACCTCTTTTTTCAGCCGAAGAAAATATATTTCCAGTAAAGCCATAAAAGCGTAGCCGTAGCGGCGGGATGGGGGAGTTCCGGGAGCGGTGAGCCAATTGTTGGCGTATTATAGTTAAAGGATTGTTTATCCGAAGGCTGTTTAAATTGGCGCAAGCCCCGTTTTCATGCATGGATTGCCCGCTTGAAGGAGGATATCCAATGAGAAGCCTCGCGTGGATTTTGCCGGTCTTTTTAATTATCGCGGTTGCGGTTTCATCCAACGCCGCCGACGCTACGGGGCTTGACAAGGCCCTGGCAACCCCCGGAACCCTGCGCTCCGTCTTTTTTGTCGAGGGGATGAGTTGCCGGGCGTGCACCACCATCCTCGAAAAGCGCATAGCGAACGCGCCGGGCGTCCTTTGGTCGCGGTTCAACTTCCCCCTGCGCCTTCTGACCCTCTACCACGACCCCAAAATAGTCTCCAGAGACAAAATCGCGGCGCTGGTTAACGATTCGGGCGAGCTCAAGGCCGTGTTTTTGTCCGGCGTAGCCGCTTCCGAGCTAAAGCCGGTCACCAGGGTGAACCTTGGAGAGTGGAAAGGCGGCAAGGTTATGCACTGCGACACCATTGCAATACTGAGACCATTCGAGCATTTCCTGAAAGAACTCCTCGGGGAGACCCGAGAGCTTCCTCAGGCGAGGTACGAAATTCTGGGCGAGCACGTGAGGAACAAGATTTTTCTGGAGGCCGCTAAAAAAGCCGGTTACGGCAGGAAGGCCGGGGCGGAGGAGTTTCCGCCGGTTATCGCGAAGGATTTTTACTGGCCGGAGACCTTGAGGCCCCTCACCGCCGATGAAAAAATCATAGCCGCCTTCATAGAGGAAGAGGTGACGAAAAAAGATCCCGAAAAGTCCGGCAAACTCTTCGACGCCTGGCTCCTGGCCCTCTGGCGCGACCTGAATTTCAATTTTTACGGTGAATTCGCCGAAGGCAAGCTAAAGCCTTAGGGCTCCCGAAGGGCCGGTGAATATAACTTCCCATTAACATTCCCGTAATTGAAAAAAGGTATCGTTCTTCCATGACCGAAGACTGTGGAGGGACGATGAGCGACGGCGCAGCCCGGATTATCGACTGGAGAGAAAAGCCCGTTCAGGAAGAGCAGGGGCGAATAAGGCCGAAAAGCGCCCGTCAGGCGCTCGGCTGGCTTGGGTTTCCGGTTGACCGTTCCCCGGCGTCGGCGAAGCTCCCCTTCGGCCCCGGCGACGTCACTTCCGGCTCCGAGACCGAGTTGCAGGTGGCCGTATGCGGAAGCAGGGCGCAGGTCGACCTGCCTCTGGAGATAGAGAACAGCACCTATTTCGCAAATCTGACCCGGCGCGCCGAAGCGGGCGACATGCCCAGACAGGCTGTGCGCCAGCTTGAGCGTTTTCTTTCGTCCAATCCTTCAGGAATCTGGGAAAACAGCTGGGTGAGGTTCCCCCTTTCGGTTCTCTCGCCAAGGGCTCGCGCAGAGTTCGACAAGGACATGCTCATCGACAGAACGGATGCTTCACTGGGCTTCAGAAGCGACCGTTCCCGCTTCATTTTCGACTATCACGGGGAAACCTGGATAAGAATACCCGTCAGCTACCTGCTCAAAATCGCCCTTGCCGATTTCGCCGGGAGGGAAAAGGGGTTTTCGGGGCAGGAAATCAACGTCGCGGAAAAACTTCTTTCAAATTTCCTCAGCGACAACACCTCTCCCGAGACCACCTCCTTTTACATCTCCGGCGAAGACGGCCCTCTTGCCCTCGGGAGCGAGACGGCCAGAGAGACGGCCCTCCGCTATCTTTTCACCCAGCTTCTTCTGGCTTACGCCAACAAGGTTTTTGAGCTGAACAATCTGGGGCAGCGGGCGCTGGCCTACCTCTCGCCCCTGCCTCCGGTGCGGCAGACCGAACTCAACGAGCACATTTCCGACGCCTTTTACCGCGAGCTTTTCATGAGCCCCTGTCTTTCAGGCTGGGACCGCGGGGAAGAAAAGCACAACTACATGGGGCTGTGTCACGAGGTGCTGAGCCGGAGCCAGCTAAACGCGCTGCCCAAGCTTCGCGAAGCCGGAGTAATCCAGCATAACCTCGTGGTTTTGCCGAACACCTCCAACATAAGCCTCGCCAACAACGGGACGCACGTATCGCTCGGCAGCCTTTGCCTGAGCCGGAGCCTGGGAGACGCTCCCGACGTACGCGCCCTGTCGGCGGAAAAGTATCTGGGCGACCTCGTCACGAAGATAATGGAGCACTTTTTGCTTCTCTTCGTCGAAACCTATACGGCCGCTCCCAGGCGGATATCCTTCGCGGATTTTCACCCCGAGCGCATCCTCGGATTTTTGCCCCACGAGCTCGACTACACGCACCTTCGGATGATCTGGCGAAGGTGGAAGAAAAAGGCCGGCAACAGCTTTTTGGGCCATTCCATGACGCCTTACGGCCCCAAATGGCTGGACGGGCTTTTGTCGTCGGTGCTCAAGCTCAGGGGCGATTACGTGCCGGACGCCCGCCTTCTCGATTACCTCGTCTGTCTCATGAGCACCTACGAGAACCACGCGCTTGACGGCAACACCGGAAACTGGGACCGGCTGAAGGCGGATCTGGGGCGGATGGGCGTTTTCAGCCCGAAGATGTCCATGTACATACCGATAAGGCAAAGAGACCTTCTGGGTTGCGGTTACTCCGGCTTCGAGGGCCGCCACTTCAGCGTTTACGAAAGCTTCGGGAGCGATCTGGGCCCCGCCATCGACTTGCAGAGGCTGTGTCTGGCGGCGGCCTTCGCCCTGGCGGGGTCGGGAAAAATCGAGCATGCCGACATACCCGACACCCCGTTCGTCGAGAGCGAGCGGCGGCAGATTTTTTTCGGCGCAGCCATAGGCCTCCCAACCTTTTTCGTAAGGGCGGACACGCCCAATCTGTTTTTGCGCAAACTGGTTGCCCGCGCCGTAGGCGTGCGCCAAAGCCGCCGTTACCCCGGCCGTTTGCGCGTCGGCCAGCACGAATACAGGCTGGGACTGGTCAACTTTCTGGAAGAGGAGATGAGAGAGGTGGTTGAGTCTCTCGGCGCTTCGGAACTGCTCGGAGATCTCAAGGCGCGGCTGTCGGGCGAATTGCCGGGCGCCTCGCAGAGAATGCTGAGCGGCATCAGCGGCGGCGGCAGACAAAACCCTCTTTCAAAAGACGCCGAAAGCTTTAACAAAGAAGCCGAGAAATACTACCGCGAAAGCCTTCGCGAGAAGCAGATTTGCGAAGCGATAGACCTTGTCGTCCCGTGCTCCGGCCCTAGCGGCGCGGAGCGGGAAAAACTGGCCTTTCTCGCGATCGAGGCGAAAGAAGGGCTGTTTCGGGAACAGATGAGCATCGCCTCGATCACCGGTCTTCTTAAATACATATTGTCGGTAGTCGCCGTGAGGAAAGAACGTGAGCAGGCAATTGTCTAGACATCATTTCAGCGAATTCGCGCACCAGTACGTCGATCGCGAAACAGGCATGATTTGCGCCGAAACCCTGGCGGGCGACAGGCTCTTGCGCACCATTTACTCGGAAGTCCGCGAAAGGTCGCCCTGGGTTTACCGCATGGCGACAGGGCCGGTAGCCACGCGCACCCTCGGCGCGATCATGTACGGCGGCCTTC
The sequence above is drawn from the bacterium genome and encodes:
- a CDS encoding copper chaperone produces the protein MRSLAWILPVFLIIAVAVSSNAADATGLDKALATPGTLRSVFFVEGMSCRACTTILEKRIANAPGVLWSRFNFPLRLLTLYHDPKIVSRDKIAALVNDSGELKAVFLSGVAASELKPVTRVNLGEWKGGKVMHCDTIAILRPFEHFLKELLGETRELPQARYEILGEHVRNKIFLEAAKKAGYGRKAGAEEFPPVIAKDFYWPETLRPLTADEKIIAAFIEEEVTKKDPEKSGKLFDAWLLALWRDLNFNFYGEFAEGKLKP